From Bacteroidales bacterium, a single genomic window includes:
- the atpH gene encoding ATP synthase F1 subunit delta, whose protein sequence is MYQSLITLRYAKALYLEAEEKNLLQEVLDDVRLIRQTFAENAELDEVIHYPFIYPSKKEKVLNNLFGNRIQPVSLRFLYLIIDNKRDQYIRNILRNFVDIYNERQGIKTVSLTTAVEVGEREKESIKNFIKKYFNARKIDFNERINKEIIGGFIIQIEDQLLDASVRTQLEKVSYTLKHKSHIV, encoded by the coding sequence ATGTATCAGAGCCTGATAACACTAAGATATGCCAAAGCACTTTACCTGGAGGCAGAGGAGAAAAATTTGCTGCAGGAGGTGTTGGACGACGTCCGGCTGATCAGACAGACGTTTGCAGAGAATGCCGAGCTGGACGAAGTCATTCATTATCCTTTTATTTATCCTTCAAAAAAGGAGAAAGTTCTGAATAATCTGTTTGGGAACAGAATTCAGCCGGTTTCTCTTCGTTTTTTATACCTGATCATTGATAATAAGAGAGATCAATATATAAGGAATATTCTGAGGAATTTTGTAGATATCTATAATGAAAGGCAGGGAATCAAGACGGTATCGCTGACTACAGCCGTTGAGGTTGGCGAAAGGGAAAAAGAGTCAATCAAAAATTTTATCAAGAAATATTTCAATGCCCGGAAAATTGACTTCAACGAAAGGATCAATAAAGAGATTATTGGTGGTTTCATCATACAGATTGAAGATCAGTTGCTGGACGCCAGTGTAAGAACACAACTGGAAAAAGTAAGTTATACGCTGAAACATAAAAGTCATATCGTTTAA